A single Sphingopyxis chilensis DNA region contains:
- a CDS encoding coniferyl aldehyde dehydrogenase — MATAITQDIAGETARMHQVLAAQKASFTAAMPESLAVRTDRIDRAVAMLVDHAEDFAKAVSEDFGHRSREQTLMTDIMPSVSALKHAKKHMASWAKGEKRKPTFPLGLLGAKAEVVFQPKGVVGIVAPWNFPVGMVFVPMAGILAAGNRAMIKPSEFTENVSALMARLVPDYFDESEMAVFTGDAEVGIAFSKLAFDHMIFTGATSVGRHIMRAAADNLVPVTLELGGKSPTFIGRSANKDLVGQRVALGKMMNAGQICLAPDYLLVAEDQESDVIDSVTKGATALYPTLLANDDYTSVVNTRNYDRLQSYLADAREKGGEVIEVNPGGEDFASSNGHKMPLHIVRNPTDDMKVMQEEIFGPILPVKTYKTIDDAIDYVNANDRPLGLYYFGQDKSEEDRVLTRTISGGVTVNDVLFHNAMEDLPFGGVGPSGMGNYHGVDGFRTFSHARAVYRQPKLDVAGLAGFKPPYGKATAKTLAKELKK, encoded by the coding sequence ATGGCTACCGCGATCACACAGGACATCGCCGGCGAAACAGCGCGCATGCATCAGGTTCTGGCGGCGCAGAAGGCGAGCTTCACCGCTGCCATGCCCGAAAGCCTTGCCGTCCGCACCGATCGCATCGACCGCGCGGTCGCGATGCTTGTCGACCATGCCGAGGATTTCGCCAAGGCGGTGAGCGAGGATTTTGGCCACCGTAGCCGCGAACAGACGCTGATGACCGACATCATGCCGTCGGTCAGCGCGCTCAAACACGCCAAGAAGCATATGGCGAGCTGGGCGAAGGGCGAGAAGCGCAAACCCACTTTTCCGCTCGGGCTGCTCGGCGCGAAGGCCGAGGTGGTGTTTCAGCCGAAGGGCGTCGTCGGCATCGTGGCGCCGTGGAATTTCCCAGTCGGCATGGTTTTCGTGCCGATGGCGGGCATCCTCGCGGCGGGCAACCGGGCGATGATCAAGCCCAGCGAATTCACCGAAAATGTGTCGGCGCTGATGGCGCGGCTCGTTCCCGATTATTTCGACGAAAGCGAAATGGCGGTGTTCACCGGCGATGCCGAGGTCGGCATCGCTTTCTCGAAGCTCGCCTTCGACCATATGATCTTTACCGGGGCGACGAGCGTCGGGCGTCACATCATGCGCGCCGCGGCGGACAATCTGGTGCCGGTGACGCTCGAGCTCGGCGGCAAGTCGCCGACCTTCATCGGGCGCAGCGCGAACAAGGATCTCGTTGGTCAGCGCGTCGCGCTCGGCAAGATGATGAACGCAGGGCAGATTTGCCTCGCTCCCGACTATCTGCTCGTTGCGGAGGATCAGGAAAGCGACGTGATCGACAGCGTGACGAAGGGCGCGACCGCGCTCTACCCGACCCTACTCGCCAACGACGATTACACGTCGGTCGTCAACACGCGCAATTATGACCGCCTGCAAAGCTACCTTGCCGATGCGCGCGAGAAGGGCGGCGAGGTGATCGAGGTCAATCCGGGCGGCGAGGATTTCGCGAGCTCGAACGGCCACAAGATGCCGCTCCATATCGTCCGCAACCCGACCGACGACATGAAGGTGATGCAGGAGGAAATCTTTGGCCCGATCCTGCCGGTCAAGACCTACAAGACGATCGACGACGCGATCGACTATGTGAATGCGAACGACCGCCCGCTTGGGCTTTATTATTTCGGACAGGACAAGAGCGAGGAGGACCGTGTGCTGACGCGCACGATCTCGGGCGGGGTCACGGTCAACGACGTGCTGTTTCACAATGCGATGGAGGACCTGCCGTTCGGCGGGGTCGGGCCGTCGGGGATGGGCAATTATCACGGCGTCGACGGCTTCCGCACCTTCAGCCACGCGCGCGCGGTCTATCGCCAGCCCAAGCTCGATGTCGCCGGGCTCGCGGGCTTCAAGCCGCCCTATGGCAAGGCGACGGCGAAGACGCTGGCGAAGGAATTGAAGAAATAG
- a CDS encoding SH3 domain-containing protein: MTSRHIFAAAALMATVGPAAAQSEVELPYWASISVDEARMRKGPSPDVPVMWEYRRRDLPVKVVARHENWRKVEDPDGTQGWMAARLLSRTRTAIVTGTIRPMREDASVSAAVAYRAEPGVVGRISDCKNGWCLFDVKGRKGWIQTDHIWGD, translated from the coding sequence ATGACCAGCCGCCACATATTCGCCGCCGCCGCGCTGATGGCCACCGTGGGACCGGCCGCCGCGCAATCCGAAGTCGAACTGCCCTATTGGGCGTCGATCAGCGTCGATGAGGCGCGGATGCGCAAGGGGCCGTCGCCCGACGTCCCGGTGATGTGGGAATATCGGCGGAGGGATTTGCCGGTAAAGGTCGTTGCGCGCCATGAAAACTGGCGCAAGGTCGAGGATCCCGACGGGACGCAAGGCTGGATGGCGGCGCGACTGCTCAGCCGCACGCGCACCGCGATCGTCACCGGAACGATCCGCCCGATGCGCGAGGATGCGAGCGTATCGGCGGCGGTCGCCTATCGCGCCGAACCCGGCGTCGTCGGCCGGATCAGCGATTGCAAGAACGGCTGGTGCCTGTTCGACGTCAAGGGCCGCAAGGGCTGGATCCAGACCGACCATATCTGGGGCGACTGA
- a CDS encoding acetyl-CoA C-acyltransferase, whose protein sequence is MTATDPVVFLSYARTPMGSMQGSLSDASATDLGATAVKAAVERAGVSGDDIERIYMGCVLPAGLGQAPARQAAIKAGLPKSVQATTVNKVCGSGMQTVIMGAEALAAGSVDLIVAGGMESMTNAPYLLKKHRSGARIGHDTAYDHMFLDGLEDAYEAGRAMGTFAQDTADAYQLSRQSQDDYTLTSLSRAKAAITDGAFAAEIAPVTIAGRKGDVIVDTDEAPGKAMPDKIPTLKPAFAKDGTITAATSSSISDGAAAVVLTRQSVAEAKGAKPVARLVAHAAHAQEPKDFTVAPVGAINKLLAKTGWSIGDVDLFEVNEAFACVAMFAMHDLGIPHDKINVHGGATALGHPIGASGTRIITTLIAALQRHGKTRGIASLCIGGGEATAVAIELV, encoded by the coding sequence ATGACCGCCACCGATCCCGTCGTCTTCCTCTCCTATGCGCGCACCCCGATGGGCAGCATGCAGGGCAGCCTGTCGGACGCGAGCGCGACCGACCTCGGCGCGACCGCAGTCAAGGCGGCGGTCGAGCGCGCGGGCGTGTCGGGCGACGATATCGAGCGCATCTATATGGGCTGCGTGCTTCCCGCAGGGCTCGGCCAGGCACCCGCGCGCCAGGCCGCGATCAAGGCCGGCCTGCCCAAGTCGGTGCAGGCGACGACCGTGAACAAGGTGTGCGGTTCGGGCATGCAGACCGTCATCATGGGCGCCGAGGCGCTCGCCGCGGGCAGCGTCGACCTGATCGTCGCTGGCGGCATGGAATCGATGACCAATGCGCCCTATCTGCTCAAGAAGCATCGTTCGGGCGCGCGCATCGGCCACGACACGGCCTATGACCATATGTTCCTCGACGGGCTGGAGGACGCTTATGAGGCGGGCCGCGCGATGGGCACCTTCGCGCAGGATACCGCCGACGCCTATCAACTGAGCCGCCAGTCGCAGGACGACTATACGCTGACCTCGCTGAGCCGCGCCAAGGCCGCGATCACCGACGGCGCCTTTGCCGCCGAAATCGCGCCGGTAACGATCGCCGGCCGCAAGGGCGACGTGATCGTCGATACCGACGAGGCGCCGGGCAAGGCGATGCCCGACAAGATCCCGACGCTGAAGCCCGCCTTTGCCAAGGACGGCACGATCACTGCCGCGACCAGCAGCTCGATCTCCGATGGCGCCGCCGCGGTCGTGCTGACGCGCCAGTCGGTCGCCGAGGCGAAGGGCGCGAAGCCCGTCGCGCGCCTCGTCGCGCACGCGGCACATGCGCAGGAACCCAAGGATTTCACCGTCGCCCCCGTCGGCGCGATCAACAAGCTGCTCGCCAAGACCGGCTGGTCGATCGGCGACGTCGACCTGTTCGAAGTCAACGAAGCCTTCGCCTGCGTCGCGATGTTCGCGATGCACGACCTCGGCATTCCGCACGACAAGATCAACGTCCACGGCGGCGCGACCGCGCTCGGTCATCCGATCGGCGCCAGCGGCACGCGCATCATCACCACGCTGATCGCGGCGCTGCAGCGCCACGGCAAGACGCGCGGCATCGCCAGCCTGTGCATCGGCGGCGGCGAAGCGACCGCGGTGGCGATCGAACTGGTCTGA
- a CDS encoding AI-2E family transporter, whose translation MTEKTPAHAASTARSQNEAKSAGAPPPAFGPGRIAGATLIVLALIGVALLVIELTRFLMLVFAAIVLGAIFDAIASWLCRKTKIGRGVALALSVAGIVAIFAGAFMLFGSQLAREVDTIREQIPQALRGVEAFLDRYGLGQRVRELAEVGSDDLSRLASQAGGYALAAGSGIADFVLVLVAAIFLASDPATYRRGLLLMLPERAEGTAALAFDDAARGLKGWMVGQAVSSLVVAALTWAGLALLGVPAAGGLGLIAGLLDVIPMIGPIIAGIPAVLLAFTVSPMTALWTLILFLAIQQLQGNFLQPMIQKQAVDVPPAVLLFAVVAAGILFGFLGVLLAAPLTVVVYVLVQRVYVKTLLGKDIRIAGAD comes from the coding sequence ATGACCGAAAAGACGCCGGCGCACGCCGCCTCGACCGCCCGATCGCAGAATGAAGCGAAGTCCGCCGGCGCCCCGCCGCCCGCCTTCGGTCCCGGCCGAATCGCGGGGGCCACGCTGATCGTGCTGGCGCTGATCGGCGTCGCGCTATTGGTGATCGAGCTGACGCGTTTCTTGATGCTCGTTTTCGCGGCGATCGTGCTCGGCGCGATCTTCGACGCCATCGCGAGCTGGCTCTGCCGCAAGACGAAGATCGGCCGCGGTGTTGCACTGGCGCTGTCGGTCGCCGGGATCGTCGCGATTTTCGCGGGAGCCTTCATGCTGTTCGGGTCGCAGCTGGCGCGCGAGGTCGACACGATTCGCGAACAGATTCCGCAAGCATTGCGCGGGGTCGAGGCATTTCTCGACCGTTATGGGCTGGGGCAACGCGTGCGCGAGCTGGCCGAGGTGGGCAGCGACGATCTTTCGCGCCTCGCATCGCAAGCCGGCGGCTACGCCCTCGCGGCGGGCAGCGGCATCGCCGATTTCGTGCTGGTGCTCGTCGCGGCGATTTTCCTCGCCAGCGATCCCGCGACCTATCGGCGCGGGCTGCTGCTCATGCTGCCCGAACGCGCCGAAGGGACGGCGGCGCTGGCGTTCGACGACGCTGCGCGCGGGCTGAAAGGCTGGATGGTCGGACAGGCGGTTTCCTCGCTCGTCGTCGCGGCGCTGACCTGGGCGGGGCTGGCGCTGCTCGGCGTGCCCGCTGCCGGGGGGCTCGGCCTGATCGCCGGGCTGCTCGACGTGATCCCGATGATCGGCCCGATCATCGCGGGCATTCCCGCGGTCCTGCTCGCCTTTACCGTATCGCCGATGACGGCGCTGTGGACGCTGATATTGTTCCTCGCGATCCAGCAGCTGCAGGGCAATTTCCTGCAGCCGATGATCCAGAAGCAGGCGGTCGACGTGCCCCCCGCAGTGCTGCTGTTCGCCGTAGTCGCGGCGGGGATCCTGTTCGGCTTCCTCGGCGTGCTGCTTGCCGCGCCGCTGACCGTGGTCGTCTATGTGCTGGTGCAGCGGGTGTATGTGAAAACGCTGCTCGGCAAGGACATCCGGATCGCAGGTGCGGATTAG
- a CDS encoding DUF1090 family protein — MKTKFLTVGLIAALMVPGVAAAQTRGEVRDSRRDVREEQRELRQAKRYGDRGDVREERRDVRDARQELREDKRDWRRETRYQNYRAPFRYQQFRVGSTLRSNYYAPSYRPAWDSRWGVPRAGRNLTYVRHYNDLLLVNMRSGKVIRVYRNHFRWR; from the coding sequence ATGAAAACCAAATTTCTCACCGTCGGCCTGATCGCAGCTTTGATGGTGCCCGGCGTCGCCGCAGCCCAGACGCGCGGCGAAGTGCGCGACAGCCGCCGGGATGTGCGCGAAGAACAGCGCGAATTGCGCCAGGCAAAGCGTTATGGCGATCGCGGCGATGTTCGCGAAGAGCGCCGCGACGTACGCGACGCGCGTCAGGAACTCCGCGAGGACAAGCGCGACTGGCGTCGTGAAACGCGCTACCAGAATTATCGCGCGCCCTTCCGCTACCAGCAGTTCCGCGTCGGTTCGACCCTGCGCTCGAACTATTACGCGCCCAGCTATCGCCCGGCGTGGGACAGCCGCTGGGGTGTGCCGCGGGCCGGGCGCAACCTGACCTATGTGCGCCATTATAACGACCTGCTGCTCGTCAATATGCGCAGTGGCAAGGTGATCCGGGTCTATCGCAACCACTTCCGGTGGCGCTAA
- a CDS encoding TonB-dependent siderophore receptor: protein MTVRMIALCGAATLAIAANPAWAGEGGDVAASADAAAAEADAGADEDAIVVTGYTGTKTDTALTELPQPIKVITAEQYEAQGAISISDTVKYAAGVLANPYGRDTRVDGFNIRGLDALQFRDGMRDIFSYYASITSDPYNFSRVEIVRGPASVLFGQGSIGGIVNLVSKTPDFDTRGEVNLVYGSDDRKEVLGDVNLALADNLAVRFVGRARDADTFIDHVPDDRVMFAPSIRWQPTPDTDIVLTGLYQEDDTGSTSQFLPIVGTFRPNTVAGEQLDRYTFVGKAGWDRYAGRSLQGGASITHSFSDAVKLSLKARYIDSDLEYKTHYADSYTNPQDPFSVYGTDGRTIGLYADASDARMNVFSTDNNLQFNFSTGANIEHKLLVGIDYSWNKVAKRGIFGFEIVDLYDIDDDALATYDPTDPFTSESQKQLGVYVQDQIRFFDRVSVVLGARRDRVTGSSGQKDNATTFRAGIIGEIGAGFSPFFSYTESFLPVAGRIENSDGTFGDPYRPQTGTQYEAGVKWQPTINTLVTATAFKIKERNRVLYLAAGGTAQSGELNTKGFEIEASHTLPGNFELLANYGYSKLKSETNTSLDYMPRHTASLWSTKTFGLPDEAQLRLGAGVVYSGKSVSTSDVWSIVTPSRTTVDALAEVSWNNWRFAVNATNLLNNKYFASCLARGDCFVGAPRNVMGTIGYRF from the coding sequence ATGACCGTCCGAATGATCGCGCTCTGTGGAGCTGCCACGCTGGCGATTGCCGCCAATCCGGCTTGGGCGGGCGAGGGCGGGGACGTCGCCGCGTCCGCCGACGCCGCGGCTGCCGAAGCCGATGCGGGGGCAGATGAGGACGCGATCGTCGTCACCGGCTATACCGGAACCAAGACCGATACGGCGCTGACCGAATTGCCACAGCCGATCAAGGTCATCACCGCCGAACAATATGAGGCGCAAGGCGCGATCAGCATCAGCGACACGGTGAAATATGCCGCCGGCGTTCTCGCCAACCCCTATGGCCGCGACACGCGCGTCGATGGCTTCAACATCCGCGGGCTCGACGCGCTGCAGTTCCGCGACGGCATGCGCGACATCTTCAGCTACTATGCCTCGATCACCTCGGATCCGTACAACTTTTCGCGCGTCGAGATCGTGCGTGGGCCGGCCTCGGTGCTGTTCGGCCAGGGTTCGATCGGCGGCATCGTCAACCTCGTCAGCAAGACGCCCGATTTCGACACGCGGGGCGAGGTCAACCTCGTTTACGGCAGCGATGACCGCAAGGAAGTGCTGGGCGACGTCAACCTCGCGCTCGCCGACAATCTCGCTGTCCGGTTCGTCGGCCGCGCGCGCGACGCCGACACCTTCATCGACCATGTCCCCGACGACCGCGTCATGTTCGCGCCCTCGATCCGCTGGCAGCCGACCCCTGATACCGACATCGTGCTGACCGGCCTCTATCAGGAGGACGATACCGGCTCGACCTCGCAGTTCCTGCCGATCGTCGGCACTTTCAGGCCGAACACGGTCGCCGGCGAGCAGCTCGATCGCTACACCTTCGTCGGCAAGGCGGGCTGGGACCGCTATGCCGGCCGCTCGCTGCAGGGCGGCGCCTCGATCACCCACAGCTTCTCTGACGCCGTCAAGCTCAGCCTCAAGGCCCGCTACATCGACAGCGACCTCGAATATAAAACCCATTATGCCGACAGCTATACCAACCCGCAGGATCCCTTCTCGGTCTACGGCACCGACGGGCGCACCATCGGCCTGTATGCCGATGCCAGCGACGCGCGGATGAACGTCTTTTCGACCGACAACAATCTCCAGTTCAATTTCAGCACCGGCGCCAATATCGAGCACAAGTTGCTGGTCGGCATCGACTATAGCTGGAACAAGGTCGCCAAACGCGGCATCTTCGGTTTCGAGATCGTCGACCTCTACGACATCGATGATGATGCGCTGGCAACTTACGATCCGACCGACCCCTTCACCAGCGAAAGCCAGAAGCAGCTGGGCGTCTATGTCCAGGACCAGATCCGCTTCTTCGACCGCGTTTCGGTCGTGCTCGGTGCCCGCCGCGACCGCGTCACCGGTTCTTCGGGGCAAAAGGACAATGCCACCACTTTCCGCGCCGGCATCATCGGCGAGATCGGCGCGGGCTTCTCGCCCTTCTTCAGCTATACCGAAAGCTTCCTGCCGGTCGCCGGCCGCATCGAAAATAGCGACGGCACCTTCGGCGATCCCTACCGGCCGCAGACGGGCACGCAGTACGAAGCCGGCGTGAAATGGCAGCCGACCATCAATACGCTGGTCACAGCGACCGCCTTCAAGATCAAGGAACGCAATCGCGTCCTCTATCTCGCCGCCGGCGGCACCGCCCAGTCAGGTGAGCTGAACACCAAGGGCTTCGAGATCGAGGCCAGCCACACGCTGCCCGGCAATTTCGAACTGCTGGCCAATTACGGCTATTCGAAACTCAAGTCGGAAACCAACACCAGCCTCGACTATATGCCGCGCCACACGGCGTCGCTCTGGTCGACCAAGACCTTCGGCCTTCCGGACGAAGCGCAGCTGCGCCTCGGCGCCGGCGTCGTCTATAGCGGCAAGAGTGTCTCGACCAGCGACGTCTGGTCGATCGTCACGCCGTCGCGCACGACGGTCGACGCGCTGGCGGAGGTGAGCTGGAACAACTGGCGCTTCGCGGTCAACGCGACGAACCTGCTCAACAATAAATATTTCGCCTCCTGCCTCGCGCGCGGCGACTGCTTCGTCGGCGCCCCGCGCAACGTGATGGGAACGATCGGCTATCGTTTCTGA
- a CDS encoding DUF4198 domain-containing protein, with protein sequence MKKTFAALMAFSFLASPATAHEVWVERDASGPARIYLGEPADPVPEAGDPEFSKLKAPRLIAADAAKPAALVRRANHIEAAVTGAGDVRLTDDNVFAPWEADGGKWEGVIYYARAGRTETRSALDLEIVPTAADANSFVVHWLGKPLPGAKVTVINADRWQKSFAANDQGRIDVPVTGSGRYLLSTSHDVEGARALGGKDVAKTYHISTLTFVAP encoded by the coding sequence ATGAAAAAGACTTTTGCCGCGTTGATGGCTTTCAGCTTCCTGGCGTCACCCGCCACGGCCCATGAGGTCTGGGTGGAACGCGACGCGAGCGGCCCGGCACGCATCTATCTGGGCGAGCCCGCCGATCCGGTTCCCGAGGCCGGCGATCCCGAATTTTCCAAGCTGAAAGCGCCGCGCCTGATCGCGGCGGACGCCGCGAAGCCAGCGGCGCTGGTTCGCCGCGCGAACCATATCGAAGCGGCGGTGACCGGGGCCGGTGACGTCCGCCTGACCGACGACAATGTGTTCGCGCCGTGGGAAGCCGACGGCGGAAAATGGGAAGGCGTGATCTATTATGCGCGCGCCGGACGCACCGAAACCCGCTCGGCGCTCGACCTCGAGATCGTTCCGACCGCTGCCGACGCGAACAGCTTCGTCGTCCATTGGCTCGGCAAGCCGCTGCCCGGTGCGAAGGTGACGGTGATCAACGCCGACCGCTGGCAGAAAAGCTTTGCCGCCAACGATCAGGGCCGGATCGACGTTCCCGTGACGGGCTCCGGCCGCTATCTGCTGTCGACCTCGCACGATGTCGAGGGCGCCCGCGCGCTCGGCGGCAAAGACGTCGCCAAGACCTATCACATCTCGACGCTGACCTTCGTCGCACCGTAG
- a CDS encoding GIY-YIG nuclease family protein yields the protein METAIAREKQIKAGSRAKKLALIEAENPLWLDLWPTILDGSE from the coding sequence ATGGAAACCGCCATTGCGCGCGAGAAACAGATCAAGGCGGGGAGCCGGGCGAAGAAGCTTGCGTTGATCGAGGCGGAGAACCCGCTTTGGCTCGACCTGTGGCCGACGATCCTCGATGGCAGTGAGTGA
- a CDS encoding 2-hydroxyacid dehydrogenase: MPDSTRPKRPRVIVTRQLMPHVEARMAELFDVALSANDHAFTRGELKAAVADCDVFVPTVTDEIDAEVIAAAGERLKLIANFGAGVDHIDLAAARAKGIMVSNTPGVFTEDTADMTMALILSVPRRLAEGEKLMRSGQWAGWAPSAMLGHRVGGKLLGIIGMGRIGLAVARRARAFGLSIHYHNRRRLPQAIEEELGASYHASVDTLLRISDVVTIHCPHTNETHEMVNAARIGSMKPTAYLINTARGEIVDEKALIAALQTGRIAGAGLDVYTHEPAVDPALLALDNVVLLPHLGSATIEGREASGEKVIANIRAWCDGHRPPDQVLEGWA, from the coding sequence ATGCCTGATTCCACCCGCCCGAAGCGCCCCCGCGTCATCGTCACCCGCCAGTTGATGCCGCACGTCGAAGCGCGCATGGCCGAATTGTTCGATGTCGCGCTGTCGGCGAACGACCACGCCTTTACCCGCGGCGAATTGAAGGCCGCGGTCGCCGACTGCGACGTGTTCGTGCCGACCGTGACCGACGAGATCGACGCCGAAGTGATCGCCGCGGCGGGCGAGCGGCTCAAGCTGATCGCCAATTTCGGGGCAGGCGTCGATCACATCGACCTCGCCGCCGCGCGCGCGAAGGGCATCATGGTTTCGAACACGCCCGGCGTCTTCACCGAAGACACCGCCGACATGACGATGGCCCTGATCCTCAGCGTGCCCAGACGCCTCGCGGAGGGCGAAAAGCTGATGCGGTCGGGTCAGTGGGCCGGCTGGGCGCCGAGCGCGATGCTGGGGCACCGCGTCGGCGGCAAATTGCTCGGCATCATCGGCATGGGCCGCATCGGCCTGGCGGTCGCACGCCGCGCCCGCGCGTTCGGCCTGTCGATCCATTACCACAACCGCCGCCGCCTTCCGCAAGCGATCGAGGAAGAATTGGGCGCCAGCTATCATGCGAGCGTCGATACGCTGCTCCGCATCAGCGACGTCGTCACGATCCACTGCCCGCACACCAATGAAACGCACGAGATGGTCAATGCCGCGCGCATCGGATCGATGAAGCCGACCGCTTATCTGATCAACACCGCGCGCGGCGAGATTGTCGACGAAAAGGCGCTGATCGCGGCGCTCCAGACCGGCCGCATCGCCGGTGCCGGGCTCGACGTCTATACGCACGAACCCGCGGTCGATCCCGCGCTGCTCGCGCTCGACAATGTCGTGCTGCTGCCGCACCTCGGCTCGGCGACGATCGAGGGCCGCGAAGCCTCGGGCGAAAAGGTCATCGCCAACATCCGCGCCTGGTGCGACGGCCACCGCCCGCCCGACCAGGTGCTGGAGGGGTGGGCTTAA
- a CDS encoding NAD(P)H-dependent flavin oxidoreductase — translation MFKGLKPILYGGREVWPLVEGGKGVSATNHMSSGAWAAAGGIGTVSAVNADSYDAEGKIIPQIYRALTRKERHEELIQYGIEGAVAQVKRAYDVSGGKGAININVLWEMGGAQQILEGVLERTKGLVAGVTCGAGMPYKLSEIAARHNVLYLPIISSARAFRALWKRAYSKVPHLLGAVVYEDPWLAGGHNGLSNAEDPLVPQDPYPRVAAVRETMRAEGIADDVPIVMAGGVWYLRDWENWIDNPELGQIVFQYGTRPLLTEESPIPQQWKDRLRTLDDGDVLLHRFSPTGFYSSAVRNPFLRDLEARSERQIPYSKQQAGDHIVQLDVGVKGKNFWVTPHDRARARDWFAEGYTEALKTPDNTVVFVTEADKAMIRKDQTDCMGCLSHCGFSSWKDHDDYTTGYLADPRSFCIQKTLQDIAHGGDVEQNLMFAGHAAFNFKTDPFYSNNFTPTVKQLVDRILTGD, via the coding sequence GTGTTCAAAGGTTTGAAGCCCATCCTTTATGGCGGGCGCGAAGTCTGGCCGCTTGTCGAAGGCGGCAAGGGCGTGTCGGCGACCAACCATATGTCGAGCGGCGCGTGGGCCGCGGCGGGCGGCATCGGCACCGTTTCGGCGGTCAATGCCGACAGTTACGACGCCGAGGGCAAGATCATTCCGCAGATTTACCGCGCGCTCACGCGCAAGGAGCGGCACGAGGAACTGATCCAGTACGGGATCGAGGGCGCGGTCGCGCAGGTCAAGCGCGCCTATGACGTGTCGGGCGGCAAGGGTGCGATCAACATCAACGTGCTCTGGGAAATGGGCGGCGCGCAGCAGATCCTCGAAGGCGTGCTCGAACGGACGAAGGGCCTGGTCGCGGGCGTGACCTGCGGCGCCGGCATGCCGTATAAACTGAGCGAAATCGCCGCGCGGCACAATGTCCTCTACCTGCCGATCATCAGCTCGGCGCGCGCCTTCCGCGCATTGTGGAAGCGCGCTTACAGCAAGGTCCCGCACCTGCTCGGCGCCGTGGTGTATGAAGATCCCTGGCTTGCCGGCGGCCATAACGGCCTGTCGAACGCCGAAGATCCGCTGGTGCCGCAGGACCCGTATCCGCGCGTCGCCGCGGTGCGCGAGACGATGCGCGCCGAGGGTATCGCGGACGATGTGCCGATCGTGATGGCCGGCGGCGTCTGGTATCTGCGCGACTGGGAAAACTGGATCGACAATCCCGAACTCGGCCAGATCGTATTCCAGTACGGCACCCGGCCGTTGCTGACCGAGGAAAGCCCGATCCCGCAGCAGTGGAAGGACCGTCTGCGCACGCTCGACGACGGCGACGTGCTGCTCCACCGCTTCTCGCCGACCGGTTTCTATTCGAGCGCGGTGCGCAATCCGTTCCTCCGCGACCTCGAAGCGCGCTCGGAACGCCAGATCCCTTATTCGAAGCAGCAAGCGGGCGATCATATCGTCCAGCTCGACGTCGGGGTGAAGGGCAAGAATTTCTGGGTCACCCCGCATGACCGCGCCCGCGCCCGCGACTGGTTCGCGGAGGGCTATACCGAGGCGCTGAAGACCCCCGACAATACGGTGGTGTTCGTGACCGAGGCCGACAAGGCGATGATCCGCAAGGATCAGACCGATTGCATGGGCTGCCTGTCGCATTGCGGTTTTTCGTCGTGGAAGGACCATGACGATTACACGACCGGCTACCTCGCCGATCCGCGCAGCTTCTGCATCCAGAAGACGCTCCAGGACATCGCGCACGGCGGCGACGTCGAGCAAAATCTGATGTTCGCGGGCCACGCCGCGTTCAACTTCAAGACCGATCCCTTTTATTCGAACAACTTCACCCCGACGGTGAAACAGCTCGTCGACCGGATCCTGACGGGGGATTAG